A part of Gouania willdenowi chromosome 2, fGouWil2.1, whole genome shotgun sequence genomic DNA contains:
- the LOC114473721 gene encoding mitogen-activated protein kinase kinase kinase kinase 4-like isoform X7, producing the protein MANDSPAKSLVDIDLASLRDPAGIFELVEVVGNGTYGQVYKGRHVKTGQLAAIKVMDVTEDEEEEIKLEINMLKKYSHHRNIATYYGAFIKKSPPGHDDQLWLVMEFCGAGSITDLVKNTKGNQLKEDWIAYISREILRGLAHLHAHHVIHRDIKGQNVLLTENAEVKLVDFGVSAQLDRTVGRRNTFIGTPYWMAPEVIACDENPDATYDYRSDLWSCGITAIEMAEGAPPLCDMHPMRALFLIPRNPPPRLKSKKWSKKFFSFIEGCLVKNYTQRPPTEQLLKHPFIRDQPNERQVRIQLKDHIDRTKKKRGEKDETEYEYSGSEEEEEDPPEQEGEPSSIVNVPGESTLRRDFIRLQQENKERSEALRHQQLLQEQQLREQEEYKRQLLAERQKRIEQQKEQRRRLEEQQRREREMRRQQEREQRRREQEEKRRVEEMDRRRKEEEERRRAEDEKRRNDREQEYIRRQLEEEQRHLEMLQEQLLREQAMLLVEQAPSGGPLSRLFSPPDTLLRQEFKWRELEEQRKAERLHKRLQQEQSYLLSLQHGDKTKAPPDSNKPAHTSTLPPDCRAPAATPRAQVLEFPPQADPQEKLQAVDSEEAAPSLVLDPPGPDLEPESSPAATPQPVREADERYRKNIQGSPQSAPPPKQPPLPPRSSEPFSNGGSSSEGSAMQRPMEPQVPVRTTSRSPVLSRRESPLPSQALNQRNAGSNVEQRPLWDRVEKLQSRPGSGNSSASSNSSSQASPGDRFRPRCESPASSKSEGSPLQRPENAAKKQEEKNLARPTRPAGDMDLTALAKELRAVDDVRPPHKVTDYSSSSDESGTTDEDDDEEVEQEAGDESTSGAEESRAGYPHGFRRRVSNGETESAKTMLVEDSESDQALTPSKDGTLVIRQSTADIKRLVSLSSSSSSTSSPGSGHNQAVPEKNGFVGRIHLLPDLIQQSHHPPSSSTTTIPSTAAIIPSPSSSSSSFPSSSSLASLAMSPQIPLDELIAIESQSESNSMSKHKSSSSFTPFIDPRLLQISPSSGSSLNNMAAFGQDGRLADPLRSDPSRKGSVVNVNPVNTRPPSDTPEIRKYKKRFNSEILCAALWGVNLLVGTESGLMLLDRSGQGKVYPLINRRRIQQMDVLEGLNVLVTISGKKNKLRVYYLSWLRNKILHNDPEVEKKQGWVNVGDLEGCVHYKVVKYERIKFLVLALKNAVEVYAWAPKPYHKFMAFKSFGDLVHRPLLVDLTVEEGQRLKVIYGSCSGFHAVDVDSGAVYDIYLPTHIQTHIQCHAIIILPNTDGIELLVCYEDEGVYVNTYGRITKDVVLQWGEMPTSVAYIRSNQIMGWGEKAIEIRSVETGHLDGVFMHKRAQRLKFLCERNDKVFFASVRQGGASQVYFMTLGRSSLMSW; encoded by the exons GGACGACATGTCAAGACCGGACAGCTGGCTGCCATCAAGGTCATGGATGTCACAGAG gatgaagaggaggaaatCAAACTGGAGATCAACATGCTGAAGAAGTACTCCCACCACAGGAACATAGCCACCTACTACGGGGCTTTCATCAAGAAGAGCCCCCCAGGCCACGACGACCAGCTCTGG CTGGTGATGGAGTTCTGTGGCGCGGGTTCCATCACAGACCTAGTGAAGAACACGAAGGGGAACCAGTTGAAGGAGGACTGGATCGCATACATCTCCAGAGAGATCCTCAGA GGTCTGGCCCACCTCCACGCGCACCACGTCATCCACCGTGACATCAAAGGACAGAACGTCCTGCTGACCGAGAACGCTGAAGTCAAACTGG TTGATTTTGGTGTGAGTGCTCAGCTGGACCGGACAGTAGGGAGAAGGAACACCTTCATCGGGACGCCCTATTGGATGGCGCCTGAGGTCATCGCCTGTGACGAGAACCCGGACGCCACATACGACTACAGG AGTGATCTGTGGTCATGTGGCATCACAGCGATCGAAATGGCTGAAGGAGCGCCGC CTCTCTGTGACATGCACCCAATGCGAGCACTCTTCCTTATTCCAAGAAATCCTCCTCCCAGGTTAAAGTCTAAGAAGTG GTCCAAGAAGTTTTTCAGTTTCATCGAGGGCTGCCTGGTGAAGAACTACACCCAGCGGCCTCCGACCGAGCAGCTCCTGAAGCATCCCTTCATCCGGGACCAGCCCAACGAGCGGCAAGTCCGGATCCAGCTCAAGGACCACATCGACAGGACCAAGAAGAAGAGAGGCGAGAAGG ATGAGACGGAGTACGAGTACAGcggcagtgaggaggaggaggaggatccaCCTGAGCAGGAAGGAGAACCAAG CTCCATCGTCAACGTGCCCGGAGAGTCGACTTTACGCCGCGACTTCATCCGCCTGCAGCAGGAGAACAAGGAGCGATCGGAGGCTCTGCGCCACCAGCAGCtcctgcaggagcagcagctgCGAGAGCAGGAGGAGTACAAGCGGCAACTGCTGGCCGAGAGGCAGAAGCGCATCGAGCAGCAGAAGGAGCAGAGGCGACGGCTGGAGGAG CAACAGCGTCGCGAGCGTGAGATGCGGAGGCAGCAGGAGCGCGAGCAGCGCCGCCGAGAGCAAGAGGAGAAGAGGAGGGTCGAAGAGATGGATCGGCGACgcaaagaggaagaggagcgcAGACGGGCCGAGGATGAGAAGAGGAGGAATGATCGCGAGCAG GAATACATCCGACGTCAGCTGGAGGAGGAGCAGAGGCACCTGGAGATGCTGCAGGAGCAGCTGCTGCGAGAGCAGGCTATGTTGCtg GTTGAACAGGCCCCTTCAGGCGGCCCGCTCTCCCGTCTCTTCTCACCCCCCGACACTCTGCTGCGACAGGAGTTCAAGTGGCGGGAGCTGGAGGAGCAGCGCAAAGCCGAGCGTCTCCACAAGCGCCTACAGCAGGAGCAGAGCTACCTGCTGTCGCTGCAGCACGGCGACAAGACCAAAGCCCCCCCAGACAGTAACAAACCTGCCCACACTTCCACCCTGCCCCCCGACTGCAGAGCACCCGCTGCAACCCCGCGAGCTCAGGTCCTCGAGTTCCCCCCTCAGGCGGACCCTCAGGAGAAGCTGCAGGCAGTAGACTCTGAGGAGGCCGCTCCCAGCCTGGTGTTAGACCCCCCCGGCCCTGATCTGGAGCCAGAGAGTTCTCCTGCTGCTACTCCTCAGCCTGTCAGAGAG GCGGACGAGCGTTACCGTAAGAACATTCAGGGTTCCCCTCAGAGCGCCCCTCCTCCCAAGCAGCCCCCCCTGCCTCCCCGCTCCTCTGAACCTTTCTCCAATGGCGGCTCCTCCTCTGAGGGCTCTGCCATGCAGCGGCCCATGGAGCCTCAG GTACCCGTGAGGACAACGTCCAGGTCTCCTGTGTTGTCCCGCCGCGAGTCGCCTCTCCCGTCCCAAGCGCTCAACCAAAGGAACGCTGGCAg TAACGTGGAGCAGCGCCCTCTGTGGGACAGAGTGGAGAAGCTTCAGTCCCGTCCGGGCAGCGGCAACTCCTCCGCCTCCTCCAACTCCAGCTCCCAGGCCAGCCCCGGGGACCGCTTCCGGCCTCGCTGTGAGTCCCCTG CTTCATCCAAATCCGAAGGATCTCCTCTTCAGAGGCCGGAGAACGCCGCCAAGAAACAAGAGGAGAAGAACCTGGCTCGACCCACCCGACCTGCC GGTGACATG GATCTGACCGCTTTGGCCAAAGAGCTGCGCGCCGTGGACGACGTCCGGCCACCTCACAAAGTGACCGACTACTCCTCGTCCAGCGACGAGTCGGGTACCACCGACGAGGATGACGATGAGGAGGTGGAGCAGGAGGCTGGCGACGAGTCCACCTCCGGAGCGGAGGAATCCAGAGCTGG ATATCCACACGGCTTTCGCAGGAGGGTGAGCAACGGAGAGACAGAGTCGGCCAAAACCATGTTGGTTGAAGACTCCGAGAGCGACCAGGCATTAACGCCCTCCAAGGACGGAACGCTGGTCATCAGACAg AGCACGGCTGACATAAAGCGGTTGGTCAGtctctcatcatcatcatcctccacTTCCTCACCCGGCTCTGGTCACAATCAGGCCGTCCCAGAGAAAAACGGCTTTGTGGGCCGCATACACCTCCTGCCGGACCTCATCCAGCAGAGCCATCACCCCCCatcctcctccaccaccaccatcccATCCACCGCCGCCATCATCCCCTcgccctcttcctcctcctcctcctttccttCGTCATCTAGCCTTGCCAGCCTCGCCATGTCCCCACAGATCCCCCTGGACGAGCTCATTGCCATTGAG TCCCAATCAGAGAGCAACTCCATGTCCAAACACAAGTCGTCGTCTTCGTTCACTCCTTTCATCGACCCACGTCTTCTCCAGATATCTCCATCCAGTGGGAGCTCCCTGAACAACATGG CAGCGTTCGGGCAAGACGGACGCCTGGCTGACCCGCTGAGGTCGGACCCATCTCGTAAAGGCTCTGTCGTCAACGTCAACCCGGTCAACACGCGTCCCCCTAGTGACACTCCGGAAATCCGCAAATACAAGAAGAGATTCAACTCTGAGATCCTGTGCGCGGCTCTTTGGG GGGTGAATCTGCTGGTGGGGACAGAGAGTGGCCTCATGCTGCTGGACCGAAGCGGTCAGGGCAAAGTTTACCCACTGATCAACCGAAGGCGCATCCAACAGATGGACGTCCTGGAAGGACTCAACGTCCTGGTCACCATTTCAG GTAAAAAGAACAAGCTGCGGGTCTATTACCTTTCATGGCTCCGAAACAAGATTTTGCACAACGACCCAGAGGTGGAGAAGAAACAGGGCTGGGTCAACGTGGGCGACTTGGAGGGCTGCGTCCACTACAAAGTCG TGAAATACGAGAGGATTAAGTTCTTGGTGCTGGCGTTGAAGAACGCAGTGGAGGTGTACGCCTGGGCGCCTAAACCCTACCACAAGTTCATGGCCTTTAAG TCCTTCGGCGACCTCGTGCACAGGCCTCTGCTCGTCGACCTGACCGTCGAGGAAGGCCAGAGGTTAAAGGTCATCTACGGCTCCTGCTCAGGCTTCCACGCCGTGGACGTGGACTCTGGCGCCGTCTACGACATCTACCTTCCAACACAT ATCCAGACCCACATCCAGTGCCACGCCATCATCATCCTGCCCAACACCGACGGCATCGAGCTGCTGGTGTGCTACGAGGACGAAGGCGTCTATGTCAACACCTACGGACGGATCACCAAGGACGTGGTGCTGCAGTGGGGAGAAATGCCAACTTCAGTGG CCTACATTAGGTCAAACCAGATCATGGGCTGGGGAGAGAAGGCTATAGAGATCCGCTCGGTGGAGACGGGTCACCTGGACGGCGTCTTTATGCACAAAAGGGCTCAAAGGCTGAAGTTCCTGTGTGAGAGGAATGACAAG GTCTTCTTCGCCTCCGTGCGCCAAGGCGGGGCCAGCCAAGTCTACTTCATGACCCTGGGCCGCTCCTCCCTCATGAGCTGGTAG
- the LOC114473721 gene encoding mitogen-activated protein kinase kinase kinase kinase 4-like isoform X3 codes for MANDSPAKSLVDIDLASLRDPAGIFELVEVVGNGTYGQVYKGRHVKTGQLAAIKVMDVTEDEEEEIKLEINMLKKYSHHRNIATYYGAFIKKSPPGHDDQLWLVMEFCGAGSITDLVKNTKGNQLKEDWIAYISREILRGLAHLHAHHVIHRDIKGQNVLLTENAEVKLVDFGVSAQLDRTVGRRNTFIGTPYWMAPEVIACDENPDATYDYRSDLWSCGITAIEMAEGAPPLCDMHPMRALFLIPRNPPPRLKSKKWSKKFFSFIEGCLVKNYTQRPPTEQLLKHPFIRDQPNERQVRIQLKDHIDRTKKKRGEKDETEYEYSGSEEEEEDPPEQEGEPSSIVNVPGESTLRRDFIRLQQENKERSEALRHQQLLQEQQLREQEEYKRQLLAERQKRIEQQKEQRRRLEEQQRREREMRRQQEREQRRREQEEKRRVEEMDRRRKEEEERRRAEDEKRRNDREQEYIRRQLEEEQRHLEMLQEQLLREQAMLLVEQAPSGGPLSRLFSPPDTLLRQEFKWRELEEQRKAERLHKRLQQEQSYLLSLQHGDKTKAPPDSNKPAHTSTLPPDCRAPAATPRAQVLEFPPQADPQEKLQAVDSEEAAPSLVLDPPGPDLEPESSPAATPQPVREADERYRKNIQGSPQSAPPPKQPPLPPRSSEPFSNGGSSSEGSAMQRPMEPQVQWSHLAALKSSNSAAPSPPPPPPPVVARSQSFSDSAGVAPSFAQLHLRSQHHHPSPARTDPQPQAPLHHAPSQPRLEHQTSSEEVPPKVPVRTTSRSPVLSRRESPLPSQALNQRNAGSNVEQRPLWDRVEKLQSRPGSGNSSASSNSSSQASPGDRFRPRCESPASSKSEGSPLQRPENAAKKQEEKNLARPTRPADLTALAKELRAVDDVRPPHKVTDYSSSSDESGTTDEDDDEEVEQEAGDESTSGAEESRAGYPHGFRRRVSNGETESAKTMLVEDSESDQALTPSKDGTLVIRQSTADIKRLVSLSSSSSSTSSPGSGHNQAVPEKNGFVGRIHLLPDLIQQSHHPPSSSTTTIPSTAAIIPSPSSSSSSFPSSSSLASLAMSPQIPLDELIAIESQSESNSMSKHKSSSSFTPFIDPRLLQISPSSGSSLNNMAAFGQDGRLADPLRSDPSRKGSVVNVNPVNTRPPSDTPEIRKYKKRFNSEILCAALWGVNLLVGTESGLMLLDRSGQGKVYPLINRRRIQQMDVLEGLNVLVTISGKKNKLRVYYLSWLRNKILHNDPEVEKKQGWVNVGDLEGCVHYKVVKYERIKFLVLALKNAVEVYAWAPKPYHKFMAFKSFGDLVHRPLLVDLTVEEGQRLKVIYGSCSGFHAVDVDSGAVYDIYLPTHIQTHIQCHAIIILPNTDGIELLVCYEDEGVYVNTYGRITKDVVLQWGEMPTSVAYIRSNQIMGWGEKAIEIRSVETGHLDGVFMHKRAQRLKFLCERNDKVFFASVRQGGASQVYFMTLGRSSLMSW; via the exons GGACGACATGTCAAGACCGGACAGCTGGCTGCCATCAAGGTCATGGATGTCACAGAG gatgaagaggaggaaatCAAACTGGAGATCAACATGCTGAAGAAGTACTCCCACCACAGGAACATAGCCACCTACTACGGGGCTTTCATCAAGAAGAGCCCCCCAGGCCACGACGACCAGCTCTGG CTGGTGATGGAGTTCTGTGGCGCGGGTTCCATCACAGACCTAGTGAAGAACACGAAGGGGAACCAGTTGAAGGAGGACTGGATCGCATACATCTCCAGAGAGATCCTCAGA GGTCTGGCCCACCTCCACGCGCACCACGTCATCCACCGTGACATCAAAGGACAGAACGTCCTGCTGACCGAGAACGCTGAAGTCAAACTGG TTGATTTTGGTGTGAGTGCTCAGCTGGACCGGACAGTAGGGAGAAGGAACACCTTCATCGGGACGCCCTATTGGATGGCGCCTGAGGTCATCGCCTGTGACGAGAACCCGGACGCCACATACGACTACAGG AGTGATCTGTGGTCATGTGGCATCACAGCGATCGAAATGGCTGAAGGAGCGCCGC CTCTCTGTGACATGCACCCAATGCGAGCACTCTTCCTTATTCCAAGAAATCCTCCTCCCAGGTTAAAGTCTAAGAAGTG GTCCAAGAAGTTTTTCAGTTTCATCGAGGGCTGCCTGGTGAAGAACTACACCCAGCGGCCTCCGACCGAGCAGCTCCTGAAGCATCCCTTCATCCGGGACCAGCCCAACGAGCGGCAAGTCCGGATCCAGCTCAAGGACCACATCGACAGGACCAAGAAGAAGAGAGGCGAGAAGG ATGAGACGGAGTACGAGTACAGcggcagtgaggaggaggaggaggatccaCCTGAGCAGGAAGGAGAACCAAG CTCCATCGTCAACGTGCCCGGAGAGTCGACTTTACGCCGCGACTTCATCCGCCTGCAGCAGGAGAACAAGGAGCGATCGGAGGCTCTGCGCCACCAGCAGCtcctgcaggagcagcagctgCGAGAGCAGGAGGAGTACAAGCGGCAACTGCTGGCCGAGAGGCAGAAGCGCATCGAGCAGCAGAAGGAGCAGAGGCGACGGCTGGAGGAG CAACAGCGTCGCGAGCGTGAGATGCGGAGGCAGCAGGAGCGCGAGCAGCGCCGCCGAGAGCAAGAGGAGAAGAGGAGGGTCGAAGAGATGGATCGGCGACgcaaagaggaagaggagcgcAGACGGGCCGAGGATGAGAAGAGGAGGAATGATCGCGAGCAG GAATACATCCGACGTCAGCTGGAGGAGGAGCAGAGGCACCTGGAGATGCTGCAGGAGCAGCTGCTGCGAGAGCAGGCTATGTTGCtg GTTGAACAGGCCCCTTCAGGCGGCCCGCTCTCCCGTCTCTTCTCACCCCCCGACACTCTGCTGCGACAGGAGTTCAAGTGGCGGGAGCTGGAGGAGCAGCGCAAAGCCGAGCGTCTCCACAAGCGCCTACAGCAGGAGCAGAGCTACCTGCTGTCGCTGCAGCACGGCGACAAGACCAAAGCCCCCCCAGACAGTAACAAACCTGCCCACACTTCCACCCTGCCCCCCGACTGCAGAGCACCCGCTGCAACCCCGCGAGCTCAGGTCCTCGAGTTCCCCCCTCAGGCGGACCCTCAGGAGAAGCTGCAGGCAGTAGACTCTGAGGAGGCCGCTCCCAGCCTGGTGTTAGACCCCCCCGGCCCTGATCTGGAGCCAGAGAGTTCTCCTGCTGCTACTCCTCAGCCTGTCAGAGAG GCGGACGAGCGTTACCGTAAGAACATTCAGGGTTCCCCTCAGAGCGCCCCTCCTCCCAAGCAGCCCCCCCTGCCTCCCCGCTCCTCTGAACCTTTCTCCAATGGCGGCTCCTCCTCTGAGGGCTCTGCCATGCAGCGGCCCATGGAGCCTCAG GTCCAGTGGTCCCACCTGGCCGCTCTAAAGAGCAGCAACAGCGCCGccccctctcctcctcctcctcctcctcccgtgGTCGCTCGCTCACAGTCCTTCAGCGACTCCGCCGGCGTGGCCCCGAGCTTCGCCCAGCTCCACCTGCGCTCCCAGCACCACCACCCATCGCCCGCACGCACTGACCCCCAACCCCAAGCTCCCCTCCACCACGCTCCCTCCCAGCCCAGGCTTGAACACCAAACTAGTAGTGAGGAAGTTCCCCCGAAG GTACCCGTGAGGACAACGTCCAGGTCTCCTGTGTTGTCCCGCCGCGAGTCGCCTCTCCCGTCCCAAGCGCTCAACCAAAGGAACGCTGGCAg TAACGTGGAGCAGCGCCCTCTGTGGGACAGAGTGGAGAAGCTTCAGTCCCGTCCGGGCAGCGGCAACTCCTCCGCCTCCTCCAACTCCAGCTCCCAGGCCAGCCCCGGGGACCGCTTCCGGCCTCGCTGTGAGTCCCCTG CTTCATCCAAATCCGAAGGATCTCCTCTTCAGAGGCCGGAGAACGCCGCCAAGAAACAAGAGGAGAAGAACCTGGCTCGACCCACCCGACCTGCC GATCTGACCGCTTTGGCCAAAGAGCTGCGCGCCGTGGACGACGTCCGGCCACCTCACAAAGTGACCGACTACTCCTCGTCCAGCGACGAGTCGGGTACCACCGACGAGGATGACGATGAGGAGGTGGAGCAGGAGGCTGGCGACGAGTCCACCTCCGGAGCGGAGGAATCCAGAGCTGG ATATCCACACGGCTTTCGCAGGAGGGTGAGCAACGGAGAGACAGAGTCGGCCAAAACCATGTTGGTTGAAGACTCCGAGAGCGACCAGGCATTAACGCCCTCCAAGGACGGAACGCTGGTCATCAGACAg AGCACGGCTGACATAAAGCGGTTGGTCAGtctctcatcatcatcatcctccacTTCCTCACCCGGCTCTGGTCACAATCAGGCCGTCCCAGAGAAAAACGGCTTTGTGGGCCGCATACACCTCCTGCCGGACCTCATCCAGCAGAGCCATCACCCCCCatcctcctccaccaccaccatcccATCCACCGCCGCCATCATCCCCTcgccctcttcctcctcctcctcctttccttCGTCATCTAGCCTTGCCAGCCTCGCCATGTCCCCACAGATCCCCCTGGACGAGCTCATTGCCATTGAG TCCCAATCAGAGAGCAACTCCATGTCCAAACACAAGTCGTCGTCTTCGTTCACTCCTTTCATCGACCCACGTCTTCTCCAGATATCTCCATCCAGTGGGAGCTCCCTGAACAACATGG CAGCGTTCGGGCAAGACGGACGCCTGGCTGACCCGCTGAGGTCGGACCCATCTCGTAAAGGCTCTGTCGTCAACGTCAACCCGGTCAACACGCGTCCCCCTAGTGACACTCCGGAAATCCGCAAATACAAGAAGAGATTCAACTCTGAGATCCTGTGCGCGGCTCTTTGGG GGGTGAATCTGCTGGTGGGGACAGAGAGTGGCCTCATGCTGCTGGACCGAAGCGGTCAGGGCAAAGTTTACCCACTGATCAACCGAAGGCGCATCCAACAGATGGACGTCCTGGAAGGACTCAACGTCCTGGTCACCATTTCAG GTAAAAAGAACAAGCTGCGGGTCTATTACCTTTCATGGCTCCGAAACAAGATTTTGCACAACGACCCAGAGGTGGAGAAGAAACAGGGCTGGGTCAACGTGGGCGACTTGGAGGGCTGCGTCCACTACAAAGTCG TGAAATACGAGAGGATTAAGTTCTTGGTGCTGGCGTTGAAGAACGCAGTGGAGGTGTACGCCTGGGCGCCTAAACCCTACCACAAGTTCATGGCCTTTAAG TCCTTCGGCGACCTCGTGCACAGGCCTCTGCTCGTCGACCTGACCGTCGAGGAAGGCCAGAGGTTAAAGGTCATCTACGGCTCCTGCTCAGGCTTCCACGCCGTGGACGTGGACTCTGGCGCCGTCTACGACATCTACCTTCCAACACAT ATCCAGACCCACATCCAGTGCCACGCCATCATCATCCTGCCCAACACCGACGGCATCGAGCTGCTGGTGTGCTACGAGGACGAAGGCGTCTATGTCAACACCTACGGACGGATCACCAAGGACGTGGTGCTGCAGTGGGGAGAAATGCCAACTTCAGTGG CCTACATTAGGTCAAACCAGATCATGGGCTGGGGAGAGAAGGCTATAGAGATCCGCTCGGTGGAGACGGGTCACCTGGACGGCGTCTTTATGCACAAAAGGGCTCAAAGGCTGAAGTTCCTGTGTGAGAGGAATGACAAG GTCTTCTTCGCCTCCGTGCGCCAAGGCGGGGCCAGCCAAGTCTACTTCATGACCCTGGGCCGCTCCTCCCTCATGAGCTGGTAG